The following are from one region of the Gammaproteobacteria bacterium genome:
- the recA gene encoding recombinase RecA: MDDNRKKALSAALGQIEKQFGKGSVMRLGDPGAIPDIEVVSTGSLGLDIALGVGGLPRGRVVEIYGPEASGKTTLTLQVVAEAQKAGGTTAFVDAEHALDPVYAEKLGVNVDDLLVSQPDTGEQALEITDMLVRSGAVDVVVIDSVAALTPKAEIEGDMGDSHVGLHARLMSQALRKLTANIKRSNTLVIFINQIRMKIGVMFGSPETTTGGNALKFYSSVRLDIRRIGAIKKGDEVIGNQTRVKVVKNKVSPPFRKAEFEILYGAGISREGELIDLGVEHGLVQKSGAWYTAESERIGQGKDNARRYLIEHAELADRIDRELRDKLLPKSVSADAAEEAEEEDSKAVKKAG, translated from the coding sequence ATGGACGACAACAGAAAGAAAGCTCTCTCGGCCGCCCTTGGCCAGATCGAAAAGCAGTTCGGCAAAGGGTCGGTCATGCGGCTGGGCGACCCTGGCGCCATCCCGGATATCGAGGTCGTTTCCACCGGTTCGCTGGGCCTGGACATCGCGCTGGGTGTCGGTGGCCTGCCGCGCGGGCGCGTTGTAGAAATTTACGGTCCGGAAGCGTCCGGTAAAACGACGCTCACCCTGCAGGTGGTTGCCGAGGCGCAGAAGGCAGGCGGCACCACGGCATTTGTCGATGCCGAGCACGCGCTCGACCCGGTTTACGCGGAGAAGCTGGGTGTCAACGTCGACGACCTGCTGGTGTCACAGCCTGACACTGGCGAACAGGCACTGGAAATAACCGACATGCTGGTGCGCTCCGGCGCGGTCGACGTTGTCGTTATCGACTCCGTCGCTGCACTGACGCCAAAGGCCGAAATCGAGGGCGACATGGGCGATTCACACGTCGGCCTGCACGCCCGGCTGATGTCCCAGGCGCTGCGCAAGCTGACAGCAAATATCAAGCGCTCCAATACGCTGGTTATTTTTATTAACCAGATCCGCATGAAGATCGGCGTCATGTTTGGCAGCCCCGAAACCACCACAGGCGGCAACGCGCTCAAGTTCTACTCGTCGGTGCGGCTCGATATCCGTCGTATCGGCGCCATCAAGAAGGGCGATGAAGTCATCGGTAACCAGACCCGGGTCAAGGTGGTTAAAAACAAGGTCTCACCGCCATTCCGCAAGGCCGAATTCGAGATCCTTTATGGTGCCGGCATTTCGCGTGAGGGCGAGCTGATCGATCTCGGTGTCGAGCACGGGCTGGTGCAGAAGTCCGGCGCCTGGTACACGGCTGAAAGCGAGCGCATTGGTCAGGGTAAAGACAACGCACGCCGTTATCTAATTGAACATGCCGAGCTGGCTGACAGGATCGATCGCGAACTGCGTGACAAACTACTGCCAAAGAGCGTATCTGCCGATGCTGCTGAAGAAGCAGAGGAAGAAGACAGCAAAGCGGTGAAGAAGGCAGGCTGA
- the pncC gene encoding nicotinamide-nucleotide amidase, translated as MNDDILYALAEELGQHLAAAGLKVTTAESCTGGWIAKCLTDIAGSSAWFERGLVTYSNAAKSALIDVPVDLLETHGAVSEGVVRAMAQGALHAAGADLAVAVSGIAGPDGGSIDKPVGTVWLAWATRQGEPCTSRCEDFAGDRAAVRRQAVAAALEGLIEIVSS; from the coding sequence ATGAATGATGACATCCTTTACGCGCTGGCCGAAGAGCTGGGACAGCACCTGGCTGCCGCCGGCCTGAAGGTGACGACGGCAGAGTCGTGTACCGGGGGGTGGATCGCAAAGTGCCTGACCGACATCGCCGGCAGTTCGGCGTGGTTTGAGCGCGGACTGGTCACTTACAGCAATGCGGCAAAGTCAGCTCTGATCGATGTGCCCGTCGACCTGCTCGAGACGCACGGCGCCGTGAGCGAAGGCGTGGTGCGGGCAATGGCGCAGGGGGCACTGCATGCGGCAGGTGCAGACCTTGCAGTAGCGGTGAGCGGTATCGCCGGGCCGGATGGCGGCAGCATAGACAAGCCGGTCGGCACGGTCTGGCTGGCGTGGGCCACGCGCCAGGGCGAGCCCTGTACGTCGCGCTGCGAGGATTTCGCCGGCGATCGCGCGGCAGTCCGGCGCCAGGCAGTAGCGGCCGCGCTGGAAGGTTTGATTGAAATAGTCTCGTCGTAG
- the thpR gene encoding RNA 2',3'-cyclic phosphodiesterase produces the protein MTGTTKRLFFALWPDEETGDSILRATRSVVADSEGRPVLPQNLHITLAFLHSVDSETVACVEQAATRVTTSAFDLVLDRVGFWHRSRILWLAPAPEEVAAPGILADALWRELEVCGFSAERRRYRPHVTLARKAQHAVYATAVPKVRWRADSFCLVESITGQRQSEYLILRTFPLR, from the coding sequence ATGACAGGGACAACAAAGCGGCTGTTTTTCGCGCTGTGGCCGGACGAGGAAACAGGCGACAGCATTCTGCGCGCGACCCGCAGCGTGGTCGCAGACAGCGAGGGGCGGCCCGTGCTGCCACAGAATCTGCACATTACCCTGGCGTTTCTGCACTCAGTTGATTCCGAGACGGTGGCCTGTGTCGAGCAGGCGGCAACCAGGGTCACCACCAGTGCGTTTGACCTGGTACTCGACCGGGTCGGTTTCTGGCACCGCAGCCGGATTCTCTGGCTGGCTCCTGCGCCCGAGGAGGTCGCAGCACCAGGAATACTTGCGGATGCGCTGTGGCGCGAACTGGAAGTCTGCGGTTTTTCTGCCGAGCGGCGCCGCTACCGCCCGCACGTCACCCTGGCGCGCAAGGCACAGCACGCGGTATACGCCACGGCCGTGCCGAAAGTGCGCTGGCGGGCGGACAGTTTCTGCCTGGTTGAATCGATTACCGGGCAGCGCCAGTCGGAATACCTGATCCTGCGTACCTTTCCGTTGCGCTGA
- a CDS encoding regulatory protein RecX produces the protein MNDEELQRAREAGLNLLARREHSRQELRAKLATRGYDTDTVENTLAGLVEEGLLSEVRFAESYVASRSRRGVGPLRLRAELRQRGLDDAAIDDALADPGLDWIAQARQAKQKKFGDAAPADLRERARQTRFLEYRGFDAEQIRAVLGRQ, from the coding sequence ATGAACGACGAGGAATTACAACGCGCACGCGAGGCCGGCCTAAACCTGCTGGCCCGTCGCGAGCACAGCCGGCAGGAGCTGCGCGCCAAGCTGGCAACGCGCGGCTACGATACCGATACTGTTGAAAACACCCTCGCTGGCCTGGTCGAGGAGGGCCTGCTCAGCGAGGTGCGCTTCGCCGAATCCTATGTCGCCTCGCGCAGCCGTCGCGGGGTGGGTCCGCTGCGTCTGCGGGCGGAATTGCGCCAGCGCGGGCTGGATGATGCGGCCATCGATGACGCCCTGGCTGATCCGGGGCTCGACTGGATCGCCCAGGCGCGTCAGGCAAAGCAGAAGAAATTTGGCGATGCCGCGCCCGCAGATCTGCGTGAGCGAGCCCGTCAGACCCGGTTTCTGGAGTATCGCGGCTTCGATGCCGAGCAGATTCGCGCTGTGCTGGGCCGGCAATAG
- the alaS gene encoding alanine--tRNA ligase, translated as MKSRDVRKSFLDYFSGKGHQVLPSSSLVPANDPTLLFTNAGMVQFKDVFLGNDKRSYSRAVTSQRCVRAGGKHNDLENVGYTTRHHTFFEMLGNFSFGDYFKREAIEYAWEYVTATLGLDPARLWVTIYHDDDEAGDIWLKHIGVDPARFARLGKKDNFWAMGDTGPCGPCSEIFYDHGPGVAGGPPGSPDEDGDRYVEVWNLVFMQYDRGADGTMTELPRPSVDTGMGLERAAAVMQGVHSNYDIDLFRGIIKDAIEATGAADPADSSLRVIADHIRASSFLVTDGVLPSNEGRGYVLKRIIRRAIRHGYKLGCNEPFFHKLVTSLDREMGDAYPELREKSSFVARTLLKEEEQFAETLERGMGLLESVIADLSGKTIPGETVFKLYDTYGFPEDLTADIARERGLAVDKAGFDAAMAQQREKSHAGSKFERTYSKQLETEAITEFTGYDATEGDGKVVGLYVDGAAVDQISSGQDAIVILDRTPFYAESGGQVGDTGTLVAVDAQFEVSDTQKLARAHGHIGKLASGSIAIGDRLNATVDAARRQNIILNHSATHLLHAALRKVLGTHVVQKGSLVAPDRLRFDFAHDAPVTAEQAQQIEDLVNREIRANAAGETRVLPYEQAVEQGALAFFGEKYDDEVRVLRLGDFSMELCGGTHVQRAGDIGLFKLINETGIAAGVRRVEALTGEAAVAYVREADRRLARVSDLLRSNRDEVETRLHDLLERSKSAEKEIRQLKTQLLGAGSEDPVTKAVEVNGIKVLALRVDGGNPKMLRDAMDRFRDKLGDSVVVLGAADGDKVRLVAGVARPLTDRLRAGDIIAKVAEQVGGRGGGRADMAQAGGNDPSRLDDALASVEQLVRDAL; from the coding sequence GTGAAAAGCCGTGACGTAAGAAAGAGTTTCCTCGACTATTTTTCGGGGAAGGGCCACCAGGTGCTGCCTTCGAGCTCGCTGGTGCCGGCCAATGATCCTACCTTGCTGTTTACCAATGCCGGCATGGTGCAATTCAAGGATGTCTTTCTCGGCAACGACAAGCGCAGCTACAGTCGCGCTGTGACGTCGCAACGTTGCGTGCGCGCCGGTGGCAAGCATAACGACCTCGAGAACGTGGGCTACACCACGCGTCATCATACGTTTTTCGAAATGCTGGGAAATTTCAGCTTCGGCGACTACTTCAAGCGCGAGGCGATCGAGTATGCATGGGAGTACGTCACCGCCACGCTGGGTCTTGATCCGGCACGGTTATGGGTGACGATTTACCATGATGACGACGAGGCGGGCGACATCTGGCTGAAGCATATCGGCGTTGACCCTGCGCGTTTCGCTCGTCTCGGCAAGAAAGACAATTTCTGGGCCATGGGCGATACCGGACCGTGCGGACCCTGCTCGGAGATTTTTTACGACCACGGTCCCGGGGTTGCAGGTGGACCGCCCGGATCTCCCGACGAAGACGGCGACCGCTATGTCGAGGTGTGGAACCTCGTCTTCATGCAGTACGACCGCGGCGCCGATGGCACGATGACCGAGCTGCCGCGCCCGTCGGTCGATACCGGGATGGGGCTGGAACGTGCCGCGGCGGTGATGCAGGGCGTGCACAGCAACTACGATATCGACCTGTTTCGCGGCATTATCAAAGACGCGATCGAGGCTACCGGCGCGGCCGACCCAGCCGACTCCTCGTTGCGTGTCATCGCCGACCACATCCGCGCCAGCTCATTCCTGGTCACCGATGGGGTGCTGCCATCCAACGAGGGCCGCGGCTACGTACTCAAACGCATTATTCGCCGCGCGATACGCCATGGTTACAAGCTCGGTTGCAACGAACCGTTTTTTCACAAGCTGGTGACATCGCTCGACCGTGAGATGGGCGACGCTTATCCCGAATTGCGCGAGAAAAGCAGTTTTGTCGCACGCACGCTGCTAAAAGAGGAAGAGCAATTTGCCGAGACGCTGGAACGTGGCATGGGATTGCTCGAGTCGGTGATCGCCGACCTGTCCGGCAAAACGATCCCCGGGGAAACCGTATTCAAGCTTTACGATACTTATGGCTTTCCGGAAGACCTCACGGCCGATATCGCCCGCGAGCGCGGTCTTGCCGTCGACAAGGCCGGTTTTGATGCCGCGATGGCGCAGCAGCGTGAAAAATCGCATGCTGGCAGCAAGTTCGAGCGCACCTACAGCAAGCAGCTTGAAACGGAAGCCATTACCGAATTTACCGGTTACGACGCTACCGAGGGTGACGGCAAGGTCGTTGGCCTGTATGTCGATGGCGCCGCGGTGGATCAGATCAGCAGCGGCCAGGATGCCATCGTCATACTGGACCGCACGCCGTTTTATGCTGAAAGCGGTGGTCAGGTCGGTGACACCGGCACGCTGGTCGCCGTGGACGCACAATTCGAAGTCAGCGACACGCAGAAGTTAGCCAGGGCACACGGTCATATTGGCAAGCTTGCGTCTGGCAGTATTGCCATTGGCGATCGGCTGAATGCCACGGTCGATGCGGCGCGGCGCCAGAACATCATCCTGAATCACTCCGCCACCCACCTGCTGCATGCCGCCCTGCGTAAAGTTCTGGGTACGCATGTCGTGCAGAAAGGTTCACTGGTCGCGCCTGACCGGCTGCGTTTCGATTTTGCACACGACGCGCCGGTGACCGCTGAGCAGGCGCAGCAGATCGAGGACCTGGTTAACCGTGAAATCCGCGCCAACGCGGCCGGAGAAACACGCGTGCTGCCTTACGAGCAGGCCGTGGAGCAGGGGGCGCTGGCTTTCTTCGGCGAAAAATACGACGACGAAGTGCGGGTATTGCGCCTGGGCGATTTTTCCATGGAGCTTTGTGGCGGCACTCACGTGCAGCGCGCCGGTGACATCGGGCTGTTCAAACTGATAAACGAAACCGGTATCGCGGCAGGCGTGCGACGCGTCGAAGCGCTGACCGGTGAGGCCGCCGTGGCCTACGTCCGCGAGGCGGACCGGCGGCTGGCCCGGGTCAGCGATTTGCTCCGCAGCAATCGTGATGAGGTCGAAACCCGCCTCCATGATCTGCTCGAGCGCAGCAAGTCGGCCGAGAAGGAAATCCGGCAGCTGAAAACCCAGCTGCTTGGTGCCGGCAGCGAAGACCCGGTAACAAAAGCCGTGGAAGTTAATGGCATAAAAGTGCTGGCGCTGCGTGTCGATGGCGGCAACCCCAAGATGCTGCGCGACGCCATGGATCGCTTTCGCGACAAGCTCGGTGACTCTGTCGTCGTGCTGGGCGCGGCCGACGGCGACAAGGTGCGGCTGGTGGCCGGGGTCGCCAGGCCATTGACCGACAGGCTCAGGGCCGGCGACATCATCGCAAAAGTAGCCGAGCAGGTCGGTGGCCGCGGCGGTGGTCGTGCCGACATGGCGCAGGCCGGCGGTAATGATCCGTCACGGCTCGACGATGCGCTGGCCTCGGTCGAGCAGCTGGTGCGCGACGCTCTTTAG
- a CDS encoding MFS transporter: MNTSTGATTDSRRLYVLLMLLAVYTLNFLDRQILSILAIPVKADLGLSDTQLGLLGGTAFALFYSTLGIPVALLADRYSRTRIMMYALLLWSVMTAACGMAQGFWQLFMARLGVGIGESGGVAPAHSLISDYFPSHQRARALAVYSFGVPIGIALSMLLGGAVSTATDWRYAFIIVGLAGVIVAPIFRFTVAEPPRGRYDASAALPPARLKQIWATLAGKRSYWLVGLGAVAASVVGYGIIFWLPSLVTRSYGLELLDTAFFMAALFLIGGTAGLWLGGMLVDRYGRNNRAVYALLPAAAFALSAPLYAVGIMAPSAGIAFVVLLLPTGLGLAWLGPVLAAVQHLVRADMRVTAAAILIFKVNLVGLGLGTAVLGALSDALTVRFGDNGLRYALLASLLLYFVAAILMWRGARYLADDWQE, encoded by the coding sequence ATGAATACTTCAACCGGGGCAACGACCGATTCGCGGCGGCTGTACGTGCTGCTGATGTTGCTGGCCGTCTATACACTCAATTTTCTCGACCGGCAGATCCTCAGCATCCTCGCAATTCCCGTCAAGGCGGATCTTGGCTTGTCGGATACTCAACTGGGCCTGCTCGGGGGAACCGCTTTTGCGCTGTTCTACTCCACGCTCGGTATCCCGGTCGCCCTGCTGGCAGATCGCTACAGCCGCACCAGGATCATGATGTACGCCTTGCTGCTGTGGAGCGTAATGACGGCAGCATGCGGAATGGCGCAGGGCTTCTGGCAGCTGTTCATGGCGCGCCTTGGCGTTGGTATCGGTGAATCCGGTGGCGTCGCCCCGGCCCACTCGCTCATATCCGACTACTTCCCGTCGCACCAGCGCGCCCGGGCGCTCGCCGTCTATTCATTCGGCGTGCCCATTGGTATTGCGCTGAGCATGCTGCTGGGTGGCGCGGTCTCGACCGCCACTGACTGGCGCTACGCCTTTATCATTGTGGGGCTCGCCGGGGTAATCGTTGCACCGATCTTTCGCTTTACTGTCGCCGAGCCGCCGCGTGGCCGCTACGACGCGTCCGCTGCGCTGCCGCCGGCCAGGCTAAAACAAATATGGGCCACACTCGCCGGCAAGCGCAGCTACTGGCTTGTCGGCCTGGGGGCGGTGGCAGCATCGGTTGTCGGCTACGGGATTATTTTCTGGCTGCCGTCGCTGGTGACACGCAGCTACGGGCTCGAGCTGCTGGACACCGCATTTTTCATGGCGGCGTTGTTTCTCATCGGTGGTACAGCCGGGCTGTGGCTCGGCGGCATGCTGGTCGATCGCTATGGCCGCAACAACCGCGCTGTCTATGCGCTGCTGCCCGCCGCGGCGTTTGCCCTGTCGGCACCGCTATACGCAGTCGGCATAATGGCGCCGTCAGCTGGAATCGCATTTGTCGTGCTGCTGCTGCCAACCGGGCTGGGCCTGGCCTGGCTGGGGCCGGTGCTGGCCGCGGTGCAGCACCTGGTGCGTGCCGACATGCGGGTGACTGCCGCAGCGATTTTGATTTTCAAGGTCAACCTGGTCGGACTGGGGCTGGGTACGGCAGTGCTGGGTGCCTTGTCAGACGCGCTGACCGTCCGCTTCGGCGACAATGGCCTGCGCTACGCCCTGCTGGCCAGTCTGCTGCTGTATTTCGTTGCGGCCATCCTGATGTGGCGCGGCGCACGCTACCTGGCGGATGACTGGCAGGAATAG
- a CDS encoding DUF885 domain-containing protein yields MKKFLKWFGLGSGAVVLLLGAFVVNSIWFKPVFIEVFFERAFLEFGLQSPQSLSSMRLLEGLGIRGHNAKLDDISPERTEWFADMIEKDLEILARYDRGKLSGQKALSYDIMEFFLQQQSGGRDFLWHGYPVNQMGGVQNGFPSFMASIHHIGDRLDCEHYISRLSQTGRYFDQLLEDLRLRESRGIIPPRFAVEKVLDEMNGFIGKPPTENILYTSFAEKSEQLSGIEQAELDKLLQQVQTEIDDTVYPAYRNLIAYFEGLKAKATTNHGVWKLPNGDAYYAQQLFQHTTTRLTADEIHQIGLDEVARISAEMDRILVAQGYTEGTVGERMVALGREEQFLYPNTDEGRQQLIDDFQEIINEIDAGISEMFDLEIKAPVEVRRVPEFREEGSALAYYQGPSQDGSRPGVFFLNLRDTHEHPTWSLRTLAYHEAIPGHHYQTSIQSELSGVPQFRKFLGFTAFSEGWGLYAERLAWEAGYLDDDPFSDLGRLKDEMLRAVRLVVDTGVHQKRWTREQAIDYMVEYTGTRLSDATAEIERYMVWPGQATAYKVGMIKLLELRGKAKAELGEAFDIREFHRAVLQNGDVPLFLLEREIDRYIEDKKTSA; encoded by the coding sequence ATGAAGAAGTTCCTGAAGTGGTTCGGTCTGGGTTCCGGGGCAGTTGTTTTGCTGCTCGGCGCATTTGTTGTCAACAGCATCTGGTTCAAGCCCGTTTTCATCGAGGTTTTTTTCGAGCGGGCGTTCCTGGAGTTCGGTTTGCAGAGCCCGCAGTCGCTGAGCTCTATGCGGCTGCTGGAAGGTCTTGGTATACGCGGCCATAACGCAAAGCTCGACGATATTTCGCCGGAACGAACCGAGTGGTTTGCCGATATGATCGAGAAAGACCTGGAGATTCTCGCGCGCTACGACCGCGGCAAGCTCAGCGGCCAGAAGGCACTGTCGTACGACATCATGGAATTTTTTCTGCAGCAGCAAAGCGGCGGGCGCGATTTTCTCTGGCACGGCTACCCGGTCAACCAGATGGGTGGCGTGCAAAACGGCTTTCCATCATTTATGGCCAGCATTCACCACATCGGCGACCGGCTGGACTGCGAACACTATATTTCGCGTCTTTCCCAGACCGGGCGCTATTTCGATCAGCTGCTGGAAGACCTGCGACTGCGCGAGAGCAGGGGCATCATTCCGCCGCGTTTTGCGGTGGAAAAAGTCCTCGACGAAATGAATGGCTTTATCGGCAAGCCGCCGACCGAGAATATTCTCTATACGTCGTTTGCCGAAAAATCAGAGCAACTGTCCGGTATCGAGCAAGCGGAACTGGATAAGTTGCTGCAACAGGTCCAGACGGAAATTGATGACACCGTTTACCCGGCCTACCGTAATCTGATTGCTTATTTCGAAGGCTTAAAGGCCAAAGCAACAACCAACCACGGTGTATGGAAGCTGCCCAACGGTGATGCCTACTACGCGCAGCAGCTGTTCCAGCACACCACGACACGGTTGACGGCCGATGAAATTCACCAGATCGGTCTGGACGAAGTTGCCCGCATCAGCGCCGAAATGGATCGGATACTGGTCGCCCAGGGTTACACCGAAGGGACAGTTGGTGAGCGCATGGTGGCGCTTGGCCGGGAGGAGCAGTTTCTTTATCCCAATACGGACGAGGGCCGGCAACAGCTGATCGACGATTTCCAGGAAATTATTAATGAAATAGACGCCGGCATCAGCGAGATGTTTGACCTTGAGATCAAGGCACCGGTCGAAGTGCGCCGGGTCCCGGAATTTCGCGAGGAGGGTTCGGCGCTTGCCTACTACCAGGGTCCGTCACAGGATGGCAGCCGTCCCGGCGTGTTTTTTCTGAACCTGCGTGATACGCATGAGCACCCCACCTGGAGCCTGCGCACGCTTGCCTATCACGAGGCGATACCAGGGCATCACTACCAGACATCCATCCAGAGTGAGCTGAGCGGTGTGCCGCAGTTTCGCAAGTTTCTCGGGTTTACCGCCTTTTCCGAGGGTTGGGGGCTATACGCTGAGCGTCTTGCCTGGGAAGCCGGTTATCTCGACGACGATCCGTTCAGTGACCTTGGCCGGCTCAAGGACGAAATGCTGCGGGCGGTCCGGCTGGTCGTCGACACCGGTGTGCACCAGAAGCGCTGGACCCGTGAGCAGGCGATTGACTACATGGTTGAATACACCGGTACCCGGCTGTCCGATGCTACTGCCGAAATCGAACGCTACATGGTGTGGCCCGGTCAGGCGACGGCCTACAAGGTCGGGATGATCAAATTGCTGGAGCTACGCGGGAAGGCCAAAGCAGAGCTTGGAGAGGCTTTCGACATCCGAGAGTTTCATCGCGCCGTTCTGCAGAATGGGGATGTTCCGCTGTTTCTGCTGGAACGCGAGATTGATCGCTACATAGAAGACAAGAAAACTTCAGCCTGA